GGCGTGGGGGATCGTGGAAAGGTTCTACGACGGGTACCTCATCGGCGCCGACGAGCGTCTCGGCATTCAGGTGCGCCTCCAGCCGTTCCTTCCGATGACGTTTGAGATCATGTACGAGCAGATCACCCGGTGCGCTCGGGAGCATGAGCTTCTGCCACAAGTGACTGACACCAGCGAGCCGGGTTCCCGGCCGTCGAACGGCGCGGCCAAGGTGAAGGCCGTGCTGGTGGTCTCCTTGAAGCCGGAGTACTACGACAAGCTGCACAGCGTTTACTACACGAACgcgacggcgaccggcgaggtCGTGACGGTGTTCCAGCCGAGCCACGACCAGGACCAGCACACGGAGGCGCTGGCGCACAATGAGCGCGCCCTGGCCGAGATCTTCCTGCTGAGCTACTCCGACAGGCTGGTGACCACGGGGTTCTCGACGTTTGGGTACGCCGCGCACTCGCTTGCTGGGCTCCGGCCATGGTTGCTGATGCTGCCGGACCAGACCACGATGAGGGCCGAAGTTGCTTGCGTGAGGTCAGCGTCGGTGGAGCCGTGCCTGCACTCGCCGCCGTCACTCGTCTGCCGGGCGGAGCAGGATCTTGATCCGGTGGCCCATGTACCATTCTTGCGCCACTGCGAAGATGTGTATTTTGGTCTCAAGCTGGTTGATTGATTTAGCTCCTGCACATATGCTTTAGTTCAATtgattccccccccccccccccccagtgTTTTGGCCTTCTTCAATTGTCAACAGCTGATTCCCTGAGTTGGAAATGGTATTGGTGTCTATACAGATTTCAAAACAAGAACACCTGTTAAAAGTGAAACACCACTCTTTCCTCTAacccgacttttttgttttttagccctttttgcaaaagattctcacaaatacgtccCTGACGGAACCAATtacaaaaatggacccttagcttggcgccatccacgctggcgccaagctacaacgtcctggcgccaaggtccatgcgcagctgctgacgcggatgccgatgTGGCgggagcttggcgccaagcttggcgccgtagatcttggcgccgagctatctaccccgtacctcttcgcgtttcgaactaaacaagtacAATTATTCCGAGAAGTGTGTAGCAAACTAagttgtggttcaactggttaggaggtgggcTTCTTATCCTAGAGACTTGAGTTCAAACCCCTGTGTTGAACCTCTAACCCAggccccttcttcctctccctcctagTTTCTTGCCCCGGCGGCGGTGCCATGGCTGACGGCCAGAGGGCCACCTTGCTCTTTCCTCTCGCCCAGGCCCCTTCTTCCCCCCTCCTAGTTTCTTGCCCCGGCGATGGCGCCATGGCTGACGGCCAGATCCTTCTCAGGCAAGGCCGGATCCGCTTGTATTGATGCCGGATCTATGCTCTGCCGGGCCTGAGTGCCGCGGTAGCATGCTCGCCGCACGCGGGTGCGGGCCCGCTCTGCTCGGTGTGGCCCGACGGCGGGCACGACTGACGTGGCCGGATTCGTGGCAGCGCCAGTGTCTTCATGGCGGGGCCGGGCACTGCccgacggtggtggcggtgcccGCATCCCGCGTCTGGCATGGTCCAGCGGAGGCGCCAGTGTCCGCGGCTGACTCGGCCcggcctcgcggcggcggccggtgcggcaaGGCGGCAGTAGCGGCACCCGCGACTGGTGTGGCCCGCCATCATGGTGGCAGCACGCGCGGCCCATCCCAGCAGCGTTAGAGTTCGCAGCTGCCACGACGTGGTTGACGCGGCAGCGGCTCAGCTTTGGCTACTGACGGCGGGCGTGCCTGGATCTTGTACCTGGGGGCGCAAACGTGTAGCCCCGGGTCAGGTCTGCTTAGTCCGTGCGACGGTGTGTCGGCGACACCGTGGTGGCATGGCTGACTACGGCTTCCTCTGGCGCATGCTAGTGTCGCCGTGGTGGCGTCGTTGGCTGCTGCCGTGTGAAGGTGCACCAACACCACCATAGGGCGGCGGGTCTGGaggcgtcggccatctcttacACCATGGTGAAAATCCAACTTTCTTGGGATGGCGTCTTACACCATGATGAAAATCCAACTTTCTTGGGATGGCGTCGGCAGTGTCATTGGCGTCGTGTCCTTCCTGAAGGTGACACTGGACATCTCTCGCGTGGACTTTGGCCACCGGCCTTCCTTGCCGGATGAGGCGGGTGTAAACCCATCCCAGCTTAGGCTGGCATCGACAGCGTCCTCGGTGTCGTGACCTTCCTGAAGGCGATGTCAGGCATTTCTGGCAGGGAGGATTGGCTTCGGTGGTGGCTGCTGCCTTGagggctttttttttctttccttctattctttctcttttctaaaaaaaagaaaaaaggagagagGGGTTCCAGCTGGTGGCTGTGTGGTGGCTCGTGTTGACTTCCCAATTCGACCGGGCAGAGTTTGTGGAGGCTCGGGTCGACGATCCAATCCGATCGAGTTCCCGTGGAGGCTCGTGTCAATGTCCCAATCCGATCGGGCGGCGACAGCCTAGCGTCGAGCGAGAGTGTTGAGGGGCTCGCGCAGCGAGGGGGAGGCTACGCGCGGTGAGGCATGTGCGTAAGGTGGTGCCGCACCGAGGAGATGCCCGACAACGCGCGATGGTGAGGCGGTGCGACGGTGGCCGCGTGCGAGGAGTGGGGTACGGCGGAGTGGAGCGGAGGTGGAGATTCGGCAGTGTGGTGCGTGGAGGTGCGGTGGTGATGCCGCTCTGGATGGGCCGCCATGATTTGTGGATCGGGAGTGCAGAGCCGTGAGCGTGCAACGAGGATTGGGATGCTCCGGGTGAAAACCCTCGCTGGCGTTCTTGCTGGTGGTGATGACGGCGTCGCCCTAGGGCATCGTTCTACCCGTTGGGGGCGTCATGTCTGCGCTACAACACTGCTGCACGGGTCCTCTGGGTGAAAATCCTGTCCAGACCCTAGACGAGCGACAGCGGTGCCATGGGTGTCATGCCCTCTTTGGAGGCGtcatctctagagacccatctcaGCTTGTGGTATTGCTGGTCCATTAGTCATGGGCGGCTGCAGTTGGTGGTGGCATTTCTGCCGCATGGCAAGCTGGATGGGTGTTGCTGAGGCCATGTGGAGGTGATCGCAGTTATGATGGCGAccaggggttgtcgcatggttgtcGGTTTTGGCTGTGTGCAGCGGACCGCGACGgctggcgttgcttgacaatggtaagtgcggcgtgggactgcgtcgaGGGACAGCGCTTGCGGCAACAGCATTGTGGGACAACTAGGCTTGCAGTGGACCgcggcgggttgctcagcttaGCTGGGCTACCCGGTGCGGTACATCATTagaagacggcgcaagcgacttctctaGGTTGCTCTAGGTTGCTGACTTGGCGGCGGAGGCTTTTGCACAGGGGAAGCAACGAGGCTAAGTTGACCTGTGGCGGTGGCTTGGTTGATCGATGGTGATCTGGTGGAGCGGGGCAGCATTGCTCACCACTTTGACGGCgataaaagaaacggatccgtgacaTGGAGTACCGTGGCGAGCGAGGCGAGGCCCCTACGTGCGGTGTTTCTTTGAGGCGACGAGAGctaggtggagtccaacggtggatgtggcgaggcccccgcggttgtgttatcgtggtggcgactgcgaggcagcctgcgagaggtccggattggatggtatcactctgtcaggtggagtgtggtgttgcagcggcactacagTGGAGGGTCCCGCATAGAGGTGGTCTTATCGGTGCAGTGCAGTCTGCTTCTATCGGTTCCCTGTCAACATAGGGCCATGCTTGGAGGTTTTGGCAAATAAATGAGTGtaaatgttggtgggtgccgctGTAGCGAGGGAAGTGGGTAGGCCGCGTTaacgtcccaatccaaccggacaGGTGTGGCGTTTTTTAGTTGAGTGGTtacccgcgttgatgtcccaatccaatcgGACgagtctttttatttttttctttttttttttactttttctgCCTACGGCCTCCCAGCTTGagtctttttagtttttttacttTTCCTGCCTACGACCACCCAGGGCTATAGTAAGTATtgtatttttctgctatattATCAATGAAACAAGGTTGTAGTAAGTATTGTATTTTTCtactatatcaatgaaacacgAACTATGTTGTGGGTCGTTCTTTAAAAAAAGTGAAACACAGATCTGCAGAAATACCATGGGAGTTCGAATCGCAGAGTTCTATTATTTTCATTGCACTTTTCACTCGGGGTGAACAAGTTTGAGCCCCCAGCTCATGTCCTCGCAGTGCTGCACATGAGGCACCAGCTTTCCCGTGTCAGCGCCGTGCTTCGTCCGGCAGTCGTAGAACGGCGGCCCGTGCATGCACGGTTCCATGGACTTGGCCCGCTGGCACGGCGGGTTGGGCGTGGTGTGGTTCTCGGGCCTGAACATGATCCACGGCGTGAGCCCGCCGAGCCCGTGGCCGACGTACCCGAACGTCGACCAGCCACTGGTGACGATCTTGTCCGTCATACCCAGGAGGTACATCTCGGCCAGCGCCTTCATGTCGTGCGTCGTGTAGCCGGAGAGCTGGTGCTCCTCGTGGCTCGGCTGGTACACGCTCACGGCCTCGCCGGTGGCCGTCGCCGACTGCCAGTACTTCCACCGGATGTTCTCGTAGTACCATGAGCTCAGGCCGGTCATCAGAACCGCCTTCGATTGGGCACCGGTCGTCGACGGATGGGGCGGTTCCTTCGTCACCACATCAGGGAGCAGGTGCTCCTGCGACGTGCAGGCAAGGATCTGGTCCAAGATGTGCTGGAACGGAGTGTCCCCGTCGAACACCCTGATCTGGATGCCCAATCGCTCGTCCGAGTTCTTCAGGTACGAGTCGTGGAACCTCGTGATCAGTCCCCACACTTTGTTCGTCGGGTGGAACAGGTAGTGCGCCAGGAGGTAGAACACGGCGTCCTTCCGCGGGAACAGCCGGTCAAGCTCCTCCTGGTACGCCGGGTTCAGGAAGAGCGCCGGCACGAAGTACCCGTCCGTCCTCATCAGCAGCCACGGCGCGCGGTGGAGGAACCGCCGCTCGTCGTCGCAGAAGAAGAGCTTGTCGTGGTAGGTGCAGGAGTGGTCGAGGTCGACGAAGACGTAGCGGCGCCGGGACACggacgccgccgcgtcgtcgctcTGCACCAGGTGCCTGTAGCTCTCAGGCACCTCGCCGGTGAGGTTCTGGAGGTTCCTGATCGGGAAGTGCTGCGGCAGCAGCCACGACGCGCCCGGGAACGGCTCGCAGAAGATGTCACCTAGCGACGTCGTCCGGTCGAGGAGCAGGGCCCGGTCGGTGAGCACGGCGTAGAGGAACGCCGACGCCATGGCCAGGATGTTGTTCCCGAGGCCCCTGTACGGAACCAGCACGAGGTACTTGCAGGCGCCCGGggcggcgtcgtcgccgtccgTGGCGTTGGGGTGCCCGGAACTgagccgcgcggccgcggccctgTACGCCTCGGTGCCCGGGCCGCACCGGTGTTGCAGCGCCTCGTGCTCCCGGAGCCGCTTGATGAGGTGCGGGGACGGTGACCGCGCCATGTTCTTGCGGTAGAACGCGGAGTGGTAGCGGCTGAGGCACGACCGCTCGTTGAACCCCGGGACCAGGAGGCCCCCGAGAAGCTTCTCTGCATTGGAAATTCAGTGCCTATCCGTAAACAAACTCTCCGGCGATCATCCTAAACAATTCGCCAGTAAATCACATTGCAATCGAATCGTTGGATTCAACGCCACATCACACGATGCATGGCGGAGGATGGGACACATCGGAAGTCCGATCGAGGATTGCGTTATACCTTTCGTGGATGTGGACGCCAATGGCCAGAAGGACGCGGCCGTCCACGGCGCGTCCCGGCGGCTAACCGTGGTCATCAGGACGGGCAGCGCGACGAGGCAGATGGCGAGCGCGGTGACCTTCTTCCTCGCGATCCATGGCCCTGTGTCCTGCTCCACCGTACCCTCCTGTGCCTCCGCGCGCCGGGCGTCCGGGCATTGCTGCGACGGCCGCTTGGTTATGCCAATGCCGGCCACGCCCTCCAGGGACATTGTTATCTGGCGGGCGATGCGTTCTTCTCGGGGTCCGGCGGAAATCCCATTCTAAAATAAGATTTCCACGGGATTAGGCATGGCTTCTTTCTTTTGGAagggaaataaaaaaggaaaaggaataaACAGAAGAAAGGAAATGTATCACGCAGATAAACTGATGGACtgataatctttttttttctaaatgaaCAGAGAGCTACCGATTATATTAATAAAGAAAAAGATCTAGATTGGACAAACAACGACCCGTAGAAATAACAACAGAAGAAACATAGAACTTATACAACAACTAAACTATGAAGACTGATAATCTCGATCATGTTACTGTTAGTGTCAACTAGTATATCTGATCCAATCAAATTATCACTACTGGCCGATAGAGCCGATAGGTCTGATTAGTGTTCTGCTAGACGTACAACCTATCTGTAGAACTCATTTGCAAATGGTTTAGACTAAAGAGCATTTGGTGGCGTGCAGAAGCTTCAGTCGTCTGTTTCGTCAGCGTCACTTCTTTCTGGGCCAGAAGAGGAGCCTGGAAAGTGGAAAACGGTGAAGAGGAAGAGAAGTGAGGCACTAAGCGTGATTGTGTCCTCTTTTTTCTCTGTTTTAAGCCCTTGTAAACACTTAGCTTTTGAGAGACAGAGTATAAATGCGCTCAGACCTATGAGTTTCTCCGAGAGATTGGACCTCGTATCTTAGATTGACCAAGTCTCTACAAACGTCTCACTGCCATCGAGCATATCACCTACAATTGAATGAATAGTATCATTCCTTCCTAAAACAAATTCATAAAAATACAAGCATCCGTGCTAAGTCTGGTACTTGAATATAGATAGACATATTCATTTTGTAAAAAGTCTAACCAGTTCACCATTTTGAAAATTGTAGTGATGGAGTTTTAGGTTCCCCAACCTGCTTCTTCCATTACTCATACCTTGTTGATATAAATTGTATTCTCCTTATCTTCAAATGGAAAAGGGACACGAGTCCTGTCTTGAGAACGTGGTTCTACTTGCATTGAGAATCGAAGTGCTAGATTATACGAATAAGTTGTATGTGAAATATTTCATTCAGTTATCGCCTACAATCAAATATTTATTAGCCGCtaaatttgaaattttagaAGCAATTTGACTGAAATTAAGAACTATTATTTTCATTGAAATTTGTCCAGTTTATATATACGATGCAAGACATTGAATGCTTTGGATTGATTTCTTAATTCTTAGGCCATTCTCAGTGGGGGTTTTATGAGCAATAAATGAGCTGTCATTCTTGGTGGAGGTTTTATGGGCAACAAATGAGTTGCCATGTAGGCAATTTTGATGACATGACACAATATTTATGAAGTGAGAGAAGAAACTAGTTTCATGATGAtgagggcagtcccaatggaaGAAACCATCGTAGTTTCCATAGTTTAGGATATtatatcaagaaatcatccttcacaatgcaactttttttatctagagtctaaataaaaatccaaccaatcattctctcttctagtaccagatcctctATGCACGTAAAGGAGGCCTGGTGCCTGGTGGACTCCCTGTTCCAGGCGCACTGGATCCAGAGGAGGTCGTTAGAAACCGGTGGTTTCTCCCTAATGCCATTTCTCTGGTTTCTTGGTGCGTTGATTCCCATGAAGACTTAGTTTCCTAAGAAGGAAACCATTTCTTAGTTGTGTGTTCTCTCTCTACATTAATTTTATTGCCACATAAGCAAAAAGCTAAGTTGTCAAGGTAATTAATAGAcatagaaactatcatcaatgtcccattgggactgccctgcAACCATGTGTACACTAGTATTTCCAATATAATTTGTATTTTGCATGTAGTcttgaaaacaacaaaagatgaaACAATGCATTGTGTGATATATTTCATCACAAAGTAAATGCTCTCTTTCTTATGTGATATTCTTGGAAAcataaatttgaaattttgcaCTCAGAATAGCAGTGGCGGTAGGTGCTAGTAATTTATTAGCAGGCATTTGAGTTATTCGTGTTAGTTTGCTTGTAAGGTAGGAGCAGGTGGAGGTGTTATGTCGTTAACTtcttttaggggtgtttgggagggggactaaactttagcccctccattttagctAGATTTTAGCCCTCTTCTTCCAAACACCAGGGttaaaatggaggggctaaactttagccccccataatccattagcccctccaaggggtgctaaaatggactaaagggggctaaaagtggtccccttaTCCAATTTTCTCCTGTTGCCCCCCTCCCtgcactccctctctctcctcccgccGCACCATCCGCCtggcctcgccgcctccgccctgccgcctccgcctcgctgaCCCCGCCGCActtcgcctccacctcgccggcccCACCGCCTTCGTCCGGCCATgcctcctccgcccggcccgccgcctccgcacccCTCTCTCGGTGCTGCCAGGCTTGTCATCCCCATCGGCAAGGGAGACGAGGAGGACGGTGGCGGCCATCCGGATCCTCGCtccccatcctcgccgccgccgtcggatccGAGCCCAGGCCGCTGCGCTaagcctcctccgcctccaacgCCTGCCCGACCCCGCCACCTCCGGCcagcctcgcccgaccccgtctCCTTCGGCCAGCCCCCCACCTCcagccggccccgccgcctgcaAGGCCGGGACCGCTCACCACCACGGCCGCTACCTCTGCCCGGCCGCGTGCCCAAGCCACCGGTGGAAGACGACACGAGCTACACGTAGGACGGGACCGGCAGGATCGGTAGAGGCGGCGGCATCATGGCCGCGGAGGCAGTGGCGCCATGGCGCAGAGGAGGAGTAGGTTGGCGAGCAGCATAGGAAGAAGTGTTGCCATCTTCTGTCATGGAATTAGCttggaaggaagaaaaaaagctTATCCTTGCACTGCTGCAGGAAGAAGTAGAAGAGgggtagaggagaggagagaaagtaGGGGTAAATAGGTCTTTTATCAACatatgtgctaaagtttagcctcccaCCCAAACATCccaaagggctaaagtttagcactctatttgagggggctaaactttagcctaggctaaactttagccccttcctcccaaacagggccttaataAGAGAGATGAGCAAAGTATTGATTGCAATTCCGTTAATTTTTCTACTATCATAATGCCAGTAATTTAGAAACATGTTGGATCCTCCAAGTTGGCAaattgatgttttgttttttcaaaTATTTAGAATATATAGCATGCCTCATTTGAGAATTAATATGCAAGGTCCAAAACGAGCCCCTAATGAATATTGAGTAGGGAGATAATGTCTCATTGTTCTCCAAAAATGGTACTTCCTTGTGGGAAATTTCTAATAttactaagggcctgtttggtttaggattgcttataaataagttgcttatttgcttattgtagttgcttatttataagtctaggtgtttggtttgggttgcttatatGATTAGGATTGACATATTTGCCCCTGCTATCCATTTTCCTCTACCCCTGAAAATGGCCCAGCTCCTACCCCTTGGTTTGGGCAGCGGCGGGTGCGagtggcgggcggccggcggcggccgcggggcgcgagcggcgggcgggcggcggcgggcgcgcggagcggaggcgggcgggtgggagcggcggcggcgggcgggagcagccaacggcgcgggaggaggagcaaggAGATCcagcgggcggccgggcgggagATCCAGCCGGCAgcgcgggagcgggcggcgagcggcgcgaaggcgggcggcgagcgggcggcgggcgggcgggagcggcagcgggcagcgcgcaggcgggcggcgagcgggcgggagcggcggcgggcggcgcggaggcggccggcggcgcgcaggcgggcgggcgggagcggcggcgggcggcgcggaggcggccggcgggcgggagcggtggccggcggcgcgcaagcggccggcgggcggcgagcggccatcGGCCGGCGGAAGCGGCACCAGACAGTCCAcacgggagagaggagagagaaaggggagagaggagagagaatgagggtaggaggagtaAAGTGCTCCATAAGCAACTAT
Above is a genomic segment from Setaria viridis chromosome 4, Setaria_viridis_v4.0, whole genome shotgun sequence containing:
- the LOC117853965 gene encoding LOW QUALITY PROTEIN: galactoside 2-alpha-L-fucosyltransferase (The sequence of the model RefSeq protein was modified relative to this genomic sequence to represent the inferred CDS: substituted 1 base at 1 genomic stop codon); protein product: MSLEGVAGIGITKRPSQQCPDARRAEAQEGTVEQDTGPWIARKKVTALAICLVALPVLMTTVSRRDAPWTAASFWPLALFTDRHXISNAEKLLGGLLVPGFNERSCLSRYHSAFYRKNMARSPSPHLIKRLREHEALQHRCGPGTEAYRAAAARLSSGHPNATDGDDAAPGACKYLVLVPYRGLGNNILAMASAFLYAVLTDRALLLDRTTSLGDIFCEPFPGASWLLPQHFPIRNLQNLTGEVPESYRHLVQSDDAAASVSRRRYVFVDLDHSCTYHDKLFFCDDERRFLHRAPWLLMRTDGYFVPALFLNPAYQEELDRLFPRKDAVFYLLAHYLFHPTNKVWGLITRFHDSYLKNSDERLGIQIRVFDGDTPFQHILDQILACTSQEHLLPDVVTKEPPHPSTTGAQSKAVLMTGLSSWYYENIRWKYWQSATATGEAVSVYQPSHEEHQLSGYTTHDMKALAEMYLLGMTDKIVTSGWSTFGYVGHGLGGLTPWIMFRPENHTTPNPPCQRAKSMEPCMHGPPFYDCRTKHGADTGKLVPHVQHCEDMSWGLKLVHPE